GGTCATTGCCGGCCCTTATGCCGGGCAGATACTCGCCGACCTCGGCGCCGACGTCCTCAAGGTCGAACGCCAGGGCGAAGGCGATGACATCCGCCGCATCGGCCCGCCATGGATCACAGGGACTGAGAACGAACCCCACCAGGAGTCCACCTACAGCCAATCGGTCAACCGCAACAAGCGCTCGATCAGCGTCAATTTCGCTGAGCCCGAAGGCGCCGAGCTGTTGCGCCAGCTGGCGGCGAAATCGGACATCCTGCTGGAGAATTACCGGACTGGCACCCTGGCCAAGTATGGCCTGAGCTATGAAGAGCTACGCGAGATCAATCCGCGCCTGATCTATTGCTCCATCACCGGTTTCGGCCAGACCGGCCCCTACGCTAACCGCTCAGGTTATGACTACCTGATCCAGGCCATGGCGGGGGTAATGTCCGTGACCGGTCACCGCGACGAACATGCCGGCGATGGTCCAATGCGAGTCGGTGTTCCCGTGGCTGATATCTGTGCCGGCCTTTACGCCGCCATCGGCGTGCTCGCCGCGGTCAATCATCGCCATGAGAGTGGTGAGGGCCAGCACATCGATGTATCACTGTTCGACTCCCAGGTCGCAGCGTTGCTCAACACCTTTTCCGCCTGGTTCAATGGCGGCAAGGAACTGGGACGCACCGGCAACGATCACCCAAGCGCTTCGCCTTATGGCGTTTACGCGGTGGATGACGGATTCATCCTGGTCGCTACCTTCAATGATCGCGAATTCGCCCGGTTGGCCGCCGCCGTCGACCGCGCCGAGTGGATCGAAGACCCTCGCTTTGCCCGCAATGGCGCGCGTGTCGCCAATCGCCAGGAACTGTCGACGCTGCTCACCGAAGCATTACGTGGCCGCAGCAAGGATGAGTGGATCGCCCACCTCAATGCCGCCACCGTATCCTGCGGCCCGATCAACAGCATGGCCGACCTGGAGCGCGACCCACATGCCATCGAGCGCGAAATGATCGTACCGCTGGAACACCCGGTCAATGGCACGATTCGTACTGCGGCAAGCCCAATGCGGTTTTCCTCGACGCCAGTTCAATACAAGTCGGCGCCACCGACCATTGGCGAACACACAAATGAAATTCTCGGTGACTGGTTGGGCATGAACCCAGCGCACATCGCAGAACTGCGTCAACGCAACGTAATCTGAGGGATCTGCCGTGACATCAACCTTCAGCTTCAAACCCTTGCTGCTGCCTGCCGCCCTGGAGCCATTACGCCAGGAAGTCCGGTCTTTCCTTCAAGACAGCGCCAGCCAATGGTCCGGCTGGAAGATCGGGCACTCCTGGACGGGTTTCGACCGCGAATTCAGCCTTGAAGTCGGTCGCCGCGGCTGGATCGGCATGACCTGGCCGAAAGCCTATGGCGGCCACGAGCGCTCCGGCCTCGAACGATACGTAGTCGTCGAGGAAATGCTCGCCGCCGGAGCGCCGCTGGGTGCGCACTGGTTCGGCGACCGACAGAGCGGCCCCCTGCTCTTGCGCCTGGGCAGTGAAGAACAGCGACGCCGCTTTATTCCACTCATCGTCAAAGGCCAGGCTTCGTTTTGCATTGGCCTGAGCGAACCCGACTCGGGCTCCGACCTGGCCTCGCTGCGTTCGCGCGCTACCCGCGTCGATGGTGGCTGGCGACTCAATGGCCGCAAGGTCTGGACTACCAACGCACACCTCTGCGACTTCATGATCGGGCTGTTCCGCACGGGTGCCAGTGCTGACTCGGAGCGCCACAAAGGGCTCTCGCAGTTTTTGATCGACATGCGTTCATCCGGCATCGAAGTACGCCCCATTCACGATCTGACAGGCGAAGCGCACTTCAATGAAGTCGTCTTCGACGATGTATTCGTCCCTGACGATATGCTGGTGGGGCAAGAAGGCGACGGATGGAGCCAGGCCACTGCGGAGCTTGCTTTCGAACGCAGCCAACCGGACCGTTATATGAGCAGCTTTCCTCTGCTGCCCTTGACCATCGAGGCCCTGCATGGCGACCACAAGGCGGACCGCCTGGCGGCGCGCAAACTGGGAGAGGCCTTCGCGGAACTGACGGTGTTGCGCGAAATGTCGCTGTCCATCCTTGGCCAACTTCAGGATGGCCACTCCCCTGCCAAGGAAGCCGCCCTGGTCAAGGATCTGGGCAATACCCATGAACAACGAATCCCGGAGCTCGTGCGCGAATTGCTCGACACGCCATCCACCCTTGTCAGTGGCAACAAGTTGAGTGAATTGCAGGGTTTCCTCGTACAGAACGTGCCGAGCTTCTCCCTGCGCGGCGGAACACGCGAGATTTTGCGCGGCATCATTGCCAAGGGGCTTGGACTGCGATGAATGAAGACATGAACATCAGCGAAATGCTCGCAGAACAAGTGAACCGACTCTTCACTGATCGTATCGATCGCCAGACCTGGGTCGATGCTGAAGATGGCCGCCCGGCGACAGCCCTCTGGGCAGAGATCGAGCAGTTGGGCATCCCACTTGCCATGTGTCAGGAACAGCATGGCGGTGCAGGACTGAGTTGGACCGAGAGCGAACCGATGTTGCGCCTGTGCGGTGCCCATGCGGTTCCTTTACCCGTTGGAGAAACCGCCATCGCGGCGTGGGCGCTTTCCTGTGCCGGGTTGCAAGTGCCTGAAGGCCCCATCACGGTATCCACCAGCTTGTATCAAATGGATGGGCAAGATCGCTTGCAGGGTCGTGACACGCAGTTGAGCTGGTTGCCGCTTGTTGAGCATGTCGTATTGCTCGCTGAGCGCGATGGCGGTTTATACCTCTGCTTAGTTCGCGCCAGCGAAGGTGAGCACCAAATAGTCGAAACGCTCGATCGCCTTCCCTGCGCACAATGGTGCCTGTACGGTGCGCGGCCCGAACAGTTTGCAGCCGCACCGCCATCGCTTGGAACAAGTTCGCTGCAACCGCTGATCGCTGTACTCAGAAGCATTCAGATGGCCGGTGCTCTGGCTAAAGTACTGGAGTTCTGTGTCGACTATGCCAACACCCGTGTGCAGTTCGGTAAACCGATCGGTAAGTTCCAGGCCATTCAGCACATGATTGCCGAGCTCGCCTCCCAGGCAGCCGCCGCCCAGGTTGCCGGCCTCTACGCGGCACGCATGATCGATGCAGGCAACCCGTTTCAGGCGGCGGCCGTGGCTAAAGCATTGGTTGGAAAGGCCGCGGGACGCGCTGCCGCCATGGCCCACCAGGTCTTTGGTGCCATTGGCGTGACCGACGAGCATAGCCTTCACTACTACACCCGACGCCTGTGGCAATGGCGTGCGGATGCCGGCAGCGAACACTACTGGGCAGAACGCTTGGGCCAACAGATTTTGGCCCGCGACGGTGCCGCCTTGTGGAGTATGCTGACCCAACCGATGGAACAGCCCGTCTAGCATCAAGATGCTGTCGGCCTTGATTTCAGGGCCGACAAGCTATCAGTCACTACGTATCACTTCTGGCTTCTGATCAACTGCAAAAACTCTTGGCGAGTGTTCGCACATTCGCGCAATTGTCCGAGCATGACCGAGGTCGTCATCATCGAGTTCTGCTTTTCCACGCCGCGCATCATCATGCAAAGATGCTTGGCTTCAATCACCACGGCGACACCGACGGCATTGGTAACTTGCTGGACCGCATCGGCAATTTGCCGAGTCAGGTTCTCCTGAATCTGCAGACGGCGCGCAAACATATCGACGATGCGGGCAATCTTCGACAAGCCCAATACCTTGCCTGACGGAATGTAGGCCACATGCGCCTTGCCAATGAACGGCAGTAGATGGTGCTCGCACAACGAGTACAGCTCGATATCCTTGACGATCACCATTTCATCGTTGTCCGACTCGAACAGAGCACCGTTGACGAGTTCTTCGATGGTTTTCTGGTAGCCATTACACAAATACTGCATAGCCTTGGCCGCACGTTTTGGGGTGTCCAGCAACCCTTCACGTTCGACATTTTCACCAAGCCCCTGAAGGATGGCCTGATAGTGCTGCGACAATTGCTCGCTCATATCGCCCTCACGAAACCGCGCCGGCTAACACCTGCGCAGACAAATCAATCGACTGGAAGAAAGCGGGCTCGTTTAGCAAAACAAACGAGCCCTTGGGCCTGGAGCGCTGCAGATCAGATCTTTTTCAGAATGGTGACGACGCAGGCGCCACCCAACCCGACGTTGTGCTGCAGCCCCAGTCGTGCGCCAGGTACCTGGCGATCACCCGCCAACCCGCGCAAATGCCAGGACACTTCAGCAATCTGCGCCAGACCAGTCGCCCCCAATGGATGTCCCTTGGACAACAGTCCGCCGGATGGATTGGTAACCACCTTACCGCCATAGGTGTTGTCGCCATCGAGAACGAAACGTTCGCTGCCGCCCTCGGCGCACAAGCCCAAGGCTTCGTAGCTGATGATCTCATTGGATGAGAAGCAGTCATGCAGCTCGACCAGATCTAGGTCCTGCGGACCGACACCCGCTTGCGCATAGGCTTGCTGAGCAGCCCGCGAGGTCATGCCGGCACCAACCACTTGAATCATACTGCCGGACTCGTAGCTTTGCGGTCCGTCGGTGGTCAGGCTCATGCCTGCGATTTCTACGCAATTGGCCAGGCCATGTTTGCGTGCATAGGCTTCGGACACCACCACTGTCGCTGCGGCGCCGCAGGTCGGCGGACAGCACATCAGACGAGTCAAGGGCCCGAAAATAGCCGGGGAGCCCATCACCTGCTCCAGAGTCAGCGGGTCGGTGAACAGAGCGTAGGGATTACGCCCGGCGTGGCTGCGGGCCTTGACCGAAACCCGCCCGAACAGCTCGGCACCGACGTTGTATTTCTCCATGTATTCGGCACCCGCTCCACCGAAGTACTGGGGTCCCGAAGGCGCCAGTTCGTCCCAACCACGGATGCGCCGAGTGGCCTCATCGATACGCACTGTGATTGGCGTGCGGGCAGCCGCATCACTGCCAGCCAGAGCACCGGGATTCATTTGTTCGAAGCCAACGGCCAAGGCTACATCGACAACGCCACTCATGACCGCCTGACGCGCCAGAAACAAGGCCGAAGACCCACTCGCGCAGGCATTGTTTACGTTGATGACCGGAATCTGTGTCAAGCCTGCGTGGTAAAGCGCCGTCTGACCGGAACAGGTGTCACCGGAAACGAAGCCGGCATACGCCTGTTGCACCTGACCATATTCAATACCGGCATCCTTGAGGGCACTGGCAATCGCCTGTGCGCCCATGACGTCATACATTTCACTCTTGCCTGGCTTGGTGAACTTGACCATGCCAACACCGGCGACCAGAACTTTATTGCTCATGCTGTTCTCCATAGGACAATGCGCGTCCGAGATGAGTTGATCGCCGCCTGCTTAGCGGGCGAAATCCATAATGGTCAATGCGGTTTCCGAACGAAAAACCTTGTCCTCCTCAGCAGCCAGTCGCTGAGCACTGAATTGCGGATCGACGCCACCGCCGCGAATACCCTCGGCGGACACCAGCTTGAGCTCCCGCACGCTCTGACCGGAGGCAAACAAGCAATGCCCGGTGCGCTGGCCGGATAGCTCACTGACCATGTACAGCACCACTTGGGCCACATGCTCGGGCGCCAACTGAGCCTTGCTGATTTCGTCCATCAATGGCGCGGTCAGCGCGGAAACCGCGGCCGGTGCAAGAGTCCAGACACGCACGCCGAACTTGGCAGCCTCGATCGCCAGCACATTGGAGAAGCCCCAGGCACCACATTTGGAAGCTGCGTAGTTGGTCTGGCCAAAATTGCCAACCAGCCCGGACGTGGAAGAGGTGTTGACGATGACCCCGCCACCGTTCTCCTTCATCCAGCCAAATACCGGTTGAGTGACGGCGTACATGCTCTTGAGGTTGACCGCGATGACCGCATCCCAATCCGCCTCGCTCAACTTGAGGAACGATTTGTCGCGAAGGATCCCGGCGTTGTTAATCAGGATATCTGCACGACCGAAATGCTCCAGCGCGGTTGCGCATAAGGTCTGACCGCCTTCGACCGTCGAGATGTCCTGGGTGTGGGCAACTGCCTGGCCACCGCTATCGCGAATCCCCTGAGCCACTGACTCGGCAATATAGGCACCGTTTTCGTCGCGACCCAGGTCATTGACCACAATGGCCGCGCCCTCGGCGGCCAGCAACGTTGCATAGGCAGCACCCAGCCCGCGCCCAGCACCGGTGATGATTGCGACTTTCCCACTCAATAAAGCCATTGTCTGTCTCCAAAACGTTCTTGTTATGAGCGAGGCCTCGGACATCCAACTGAACCTCAGTCATTAATTTATGACGACCGGCCTGTTTTTAGCGGCCTCACATGAATACTACACCGCATAACTGACTATTTGACAGTTTTAATGTTAAAGGCAATGCTATGGCTCAGCAACCACCCTGGCCGAGGAATAAAACGTGTCTCTCGATTACCAACGTATAAAAAACTGGCCCATACCAGAGGCCAGGCAAACCTACAGCGAACGCGACACCATCCTTTATGCATTGGGTGTCGGTGCCGCCACCTGCAACCCTCTCGCCGCCGAAGACCTGCAGTACGTCTACGAGCCTGGCTTGAAGGCGTTGCCGACCATGGCCAGCATCCTGGCCGGCGGCGCATCGTGGCTGGCCGACCCGGAAACCGGAATTGACCTGAGCAAGGTCCTGCATGGCGAACAGTTCCTGACCCTGCATCAGCCCCTTCCCGCCTACGGCGAAGTCATCGGCCGTGACCAGGTCGACGAAATTTTCGATAAAGGTGCCGACAAGGGTGCGGTGATGTACATGTCGCGGCGCATCTACTGCGCACGCACCGAAACGCTGCTGGCGACCTCGAAGTGGTCGACCTTCATGCGCGGCAACGGCGGCTTCGGTGGCTCGGCCGAAGGCCAGCCCAAACCACATCCAATCCCTACGGACCGGCCTTGCGATTTGAGCATCGAGCTGGAAAGCCGTCCTGAGCAGGCCGTGATTTATCGCCTGTCTGGAGATTTGAATCCCTTGCACATCGACCCGACCTTTTCCGCCCTCGCCGGATTCGACAAGCCGATCCTGCACGGCATGAGCA
The Pseudomonas sp. MYb327 DNA segment above includes these coding regions:
- a CDS encoding CaiB/BaiF CoA-transferase family protein codes for the protein MTMHNIAKEALAGLRVLDMTRVIAGPYAGQILADLGADVLKVERQGEGDDIRRIGPPWITGTENEPHQESTYSQSVNRNKRSISVNFAEPEGAELLRQLAAKSDILLENYRTGTLAKYGLSYEELREINPRLIYCSITGFGQTGPYANRSGYDYLIQAMAGVMSVTGHRDEHAGDGPMRVGVPVADICAGLYAAIGVLAAVNHRHESGEGQHIDVSLFDSQVAALLNTFSAWFNGGKELGRTGNDHPSASPYGVYAVDDGFILVATFNDREFARLAAAVDRAEWIEDPRFARNGARVANRQELSTLLTEALRGRSKDEWIAHLNAATVSCGPINSMADLERDPHAIEREMIVPLEHPVNGTIRTAASPMRFSSTPVQYKSAPPTIGEHTNEILGDWLGMNPAHIAELRQRNVI
- a CDS encoding SDR family NAD(P)-dependent oxidoreductase, which produces MALLSGKVAIITGAGRGLGAAYATLLAAEGAAIVVNDLGRDENGAYIAESVAQGIRDSGGQAVAHTQDISTVEGGQTLCATALEHFGRADILINNAGILRDKSFLKLSEADWDAVIAVNLKSMYAVTQPVFGWMKENGGGVIVNTSSTSGLVGNFGQTNYAASKCGAWGFSNVLAIEAAKFGVRVWTLAPAAVSALTAPLMDEISKAQLAPEHVAQVVLYMVSELSGQRTGHCLFASGQSVRELKLVSAEGIRGGGVDPQFSAQRLAAEEDKVFRSETALTIMDFAR
- a CDS encoding acyl-CoA dehydrogenase family protein; translation: MTSTFSFKPLLLPAALEPLRQEVRSFLQDSASQWSGWKIGHSWTGFDREFSLEVGRRGWIGMTWPKAYGGHERSGLERYVVVEEMLAAGAPLGAHWFGDRQSGPLLLRLGSEEQRRRFIPLIVKGQASFCIGLSEPDSGSDLASLRSRATRVDGGWRLNGRKVWTTNAHLCDFMIGLFRTGASADSERHKGLSQFLIDMRSSGIEVRPIHDLTGEAHFNEVVFDDVFVPDDMLVGQEGDGWSQATAELAFERSQPDRYMSSFPLLPLTIEALHGDHKADRLAARKLGEAFAELTVLREMSLSILGQLQDGHSPAKEAALVKDLGNTHEQRIPELVRELLDTPSTLVSGNKLSELQGFLVQNVPSFSLRGGTREILRGIIAKGLGLR
- a CDS encoding acyl-CoA dehydrogenase — translated: MNISEMLAEQVNRLFTDRIDRQTWVDAEDGRPATALWAEIEQLGIPLAMCQEQHGGAGLSWTESEPMLRLCGAHAVPLPVGETAIAAWALSCAGLQVPEGPITVSTSLYQMDGQDRLQGRDTQLSWLPLVEHVVLLAERDGGLYLCLVRASEGEHQIVETLDRLPCAQWCLYGARPEQFAAAPPSLGTSSLQPLIAVLRSIQMAGALAKVLEFCVDYANTRVQFGKPIGKFQAIQHMIAELASQAAAAQVAGLYAARMIDAGNPFQAAAVAKALVGKAAGRAAAMAHQVFGAIGVTDEHSLHYYTRRLWQWRADAGSEHYWAERLGQQILARDGAALWSMLTQPMEQPV
- a CDS encoding lipid-transfer protein, whose translation is MSNKVLVAGVGMVKFTKPGKSEMYDVMGAQAIASALKDAGIEYGQVQQAYAGFVSGDTCSGQTALYHAGLTQIPVINVNNACASGSSALFLARQAVMSGVVDVALAVGFEQMNPGALAGSDAAARTPITVRIDEATRRIRGWDELAPSGPQYFGGAGAEYMEKYNVGAELFGRVSVKARSHAGRNPYALFTDPLTLEQVMGSPAIFGPLTRLMCCPPTCGAAATVVVSEAYARKHGLANCVEIAGMSLTTDGPQSYESGSMIQVVGAGMTSRAAQQAYAQAGVGPQDLDLVELHDCFSSNEIISYEALGLCAEGGSERFVLDGDNTYGGKVVTNPSGGLLSKGHPLGATGLAQIAEVSWHLRGLAGDRQVPGARLGLQHNVGLGGACVVTILKKI
- a CDS encoding MaoC/PaaZ C-terminal domain-containing protein, which gives rise to MSLDYQRIKNWPIPEARQTYSERDTILYALGVGAATCNPLAAEDLQYVYEPGLKALPTMASILAGGASWLADPETGIDLSKVLHGEQFLTLHQPLPAYGEVIGRDQVDEIFDKGADKGAVMYMSRRIYCARTETLLATSKWSTFMRGNGGFGGSAEGQPKPHPIPTDRPCDLSIELESRPEQAVIYRLSGDLNPLHIDPTFSALAGFDKPILHGMSSYGMAGRALIKLLCDNDPARLRVLNLRFAAPMYPGETLRIEAWREGPGHASFRVTATQRDITILNNGYVEFDA
- the folE gene encoding GTP cyclohydrolase I FolE, whose amino-acid sequence is MSEQLSQHYQAILQGLGENVEREGLLDTPKRAAKAMQYLCNGYQKTIEELVNGALFESDNDEMVIVKDIELYSLCEHHLLPFIGKAHVAYIPSGKVLGLSKIARIVDMFARRLQIQENLTRQIADAVQQVTNAVGVAVVIEAKHLCMMMRGVEKQNSMMTTSVMLGQLRECANTRQEFLQLIRSQK